The following is a genomic window from Thermoanaerobaculales bacterium.
AGCTCGTCCGGCGTCTCGACCGACAGCCGGTGGCGGCCGGTGATCTCCGCCGACCGCCGCAGCAGGTCCATGCAGTCGCGCAGCATCGCCGCGATGTTGCAGGGCTTGTGGGTCGCCTGGTGGGGCCGGGCGTAGTCGAGGAAGTCGTCGAGGATCTTGGACAGCCGGCGCGACTCGTCGACCACGATGTGGAGCAGGCGGTGATCCTTGGCATCGAGCCCGCCGAGGGAGGTCAGCATCTGGGCCGACCCGGAGATCGAGGCGAGCGGGTTTTTGATCTCGTGCGCCATCCGGGCGGCCATCTCGCCGACCGCTGCCATGCGGTCCCGCATCCGCCGCCGCTCGGTCTCGATTTCGAGCTCGGTGAGGTCCTGGAAGTTGACGATGAAGCCGACCAGGTTCGAGCGCTCGTCCTCGAGCGGGCCGACCGACAGCCCGAGGCGGATGCCGGAGTCGCCGAGGTCGTCCTCGAGGCGGCCCAGCAGCTCGGTCCGCGCGCGGGTCCGCAGCGACCCCCAGTCGTGGGCGACCAGCGGCATCACCTCCTCGAGCGGCTTGCCCACCACCGATGCATCGTCCGCGATCATCAGGATCCGCGCCCCCGCCGGATTGACGTGGAGCACCTTGCCGTCGAGATCGGCGGCGAGGATGCCGGCGCTGACCGAGCGCACCACCTGATCCGTCAGGGCGACGAACTGCTGGGCGCGCTCGGTCTCCTCCTGGAGGCGGTAGCGGGCGGTGCGCAGGGACTCGCTCAGGTAGGAGACCAGCAGCGCCACCAGGACGAAGCCGACGACGTGGATCATGAGCTGGTAGAGGACCCGTGACGTGGACAGCGGCACGGCGATCCCGGACAGGCCGGCCGGCGGCGCGAGGATGCCGAACGCCATCAGGTCGACCAGGATGCCGTAGGCGATGGCCGACAGCCCCGCGAACACCAGCCCACCGCCCCGCAGCATGGTCGCCGCGACCAGGATCACGGTGAGGTAGAGGAAGGAGAACGGGGAGTAGAGGCCGCCCGTGAAGTAGACGAAGCCGGTCACGACGCCGATGTCGCCGAGCAGCTGGACCACCGCCTGCAGCCGTGCCGGGAGCCCCTTGAGATAGAGCACCAGGTAGCCCAGCGACAGCCCGTAGCTGACCAGGATCAGCCAATAGAACTCTTCGAGCTGCAGCAGCAGCTGGGTGTTGACCTGGATGACGAGGACGCCGAGGAAGAGGGTCGAGATCACCACCAGGCGGATGCCGAGCAGCCAGCGCAGCGCCGCGCGCGAGGGCGCCGCGAAGGGCGGGGCTTGGGCCCCGCCCGCCGCGGGCGTCGCTCCGGCCGAGGTCATCAGCCGATCTGACTGATCAGGGAGAACATCGGCAGGTACATCGCGACCACGATGGTGCCGATGATCACGCCGAGGATCGCGATGATGACCGGCTCCATCAGCGACATCATGCCCTCGATCGCCGCGTCGACCTCGTCCTCGTAGAAGTCGGCGATCTTGCTGAGCATGGTGTCCATCGCGCCCGTCTGCTCGCCGACGCCGACCATCTGGCAGACCATCGGCGGGAACTGCTCGGTGCGGGCGAGCGGCTCGGCCAGGCTCTTGCCCTCCTCGACGTCCTTGCGGACCTTGAAGATCGACTCCTCGATGACCGCGTTGCCGGCGGTGCGGGCGGTGATCTCGAGGGACTCGAGGATGGCGACACCGGACGAGAGCAGGGTCCCGAGGGTGCGGCAGAACCTGGCGACG
Proteins encoded in this region:
- a CDS encoding ATP-binding protein translates to MTSAGATPAAGGAQAPPFAAPSRAALRWLLGIRLVVISTLFLGVLVIQVNTQLLLQLEEFYWLILVSYGLSLGYLVLYLKGLPARLQAVVQLLGDIGVVTGFVYFTGGLYSPFSFLYLTVILVAATMLRGGGLVFAGLSAIAYGILVDLMAFGILAPPAGLSGIAVPLSTSRVLYQLMIHVVGFVLVALLVSYLSESLRTARYRLQEETERAQQFVALTDQVVRSVSAGILAADLDGKVLHVNPAGARILMIADDASVVGKPLEEVMPLVAHDWGSLRTRARTELLGRLEDDLGDSGIRLGLSVGPLEDERSNLVGFIVNFQDLTELEIETERRRMRDRMAAVGEMAARMAHEIKNPLASISGSAQMLTSLGGLDAKDHRLLHIVVDESRRLSKILDDFLDYARPHQATHKPCNIAAMLRDCMDLLRRSAEITGRHRLSVETPDELIVHGEEHLLRQLFWNLSRNAIQAMPDGGELAVSAERRKSTAVLVWRDTGVGMSEDVRQRAFEPFMTTNPYGTGLGLAVVYTAVEDHGGSIDIDSAPGRGTTITVELPLLPEVE